The following coding sequences are from one Dreissena polymorpha isolate Duluth1 chromosome 8, UMN_Dpol_1.0, whole genome shotgun sequence window:
- the LOC127841581 gene encoding platelet endothelial aggregation receptor 1-like, producing MSTKEWLVLIILGFLVEVSTTADPIQILNSSIAVASEGDPWQDMTSDNVNDGIVDYRRTVEKCGCCAALRRPSWVQLTLDKTYLVEKIQIFGRKYDTSFQQFHDIKLSLGRQDQTLKNEAFTTKNQSFAMTILTPPREVDTVRVSDVTQQFDYMTICEIMIYRQADCTPGKYSANCSKECHCLSGPCESVTGNCVTATCKDGWRGLACNETCNPGTFGSNCTNICNCVSNLTCNHYDGGCPNNKCAAGWTHANCSVACNPSTFGYNCSNICNCHNNATCNHDDGSCTNNQCAAGWTHDNCSVACNPSTFGSNCSNICICHNNATCYHVDGSCTNNQCAAGWTHDNCSVACNPSTFGSNCSNICICHNNATCYHVDGSCTNNQCAAGWTHDNCSVACNPSTFGSNCSNICICHNNATCYHVDGSCTNNQCAAGWTHDNCSVACKAGFYGQGCSMDCHCDTCHHVNGSCFGSIQCHDGFRMENGFCTTEVSFFSKECPVCHTDRYYNALLSVSSFLGVVVAAVIVVIVVYVRQIHKQHAGGTRSNRESSSHTYDDLARKSTNPDHYDCLQMSNKKNNTIIEM from the exons ATGTCTACAAAAGAATGGCTTGTTTTGATTATACTTGGATTTTTAGTGGAAGTGAGCACAACTGCAG ATCCCATCCAAATCCTTAATTCTTCAATCGCGGTGGCATCAGAAGGGGATCCATGGCAGGACATGACTTCAGATAATGTCAACGATGGTATTGTTGATTACCGTAGAACTGTTGAAAAATGCGGATGTTGCGCAGCTCTTAGAAGACCATCATGGGTGCAACTGACACTGGACAAGACTTATCTCGTGGAAAAGATTCAAATTTTTGGGAGGAAATACGATACAA GTTTTCAACAGTTTCACGACATCAAATTATCACTGGGAAGACAGGATCAAACACTTAAGAACGAAGCGTTCACTACGAAAAATCAGTCTTTTGCGATGACGATACTGACTCCTCCACGCGAAGTAGATACAGTGCGAGTTTCGGATGTCACGCAACAATTCGACTATATGACCATATGCGAGATAATGATATACCGACAAGCAG ACTGTACACCCGGAAAGTACAGTGCAAACTGTTCCAAAGAGTGCCATTGTCTTTCCGGACCATGTGAAAGTGTCACGGGCAATTGTGTGACTGCTACATGTAAAGACGGTTGGAGAGGACTCGCATGTAATGAAA CCTGCAACCCAGGAACCTTTGGTTCTAACTGCACCAACATCTGCAATTGTGTAAGCAATCTAACTTGCAACCATTATGACGGTGGCTGTCCCAATAACAAATGCGCAGCTGGATGGACGCATGCCAACTGTAGCGTAG CATGCAACCCTAGCACCTTTGGTTATAACTGCTCCAATATTTGTAATTGTCACAACAATGCAACATGTAACCATGATGACGGTAGCTGTACCAATAACCAATGCGCAGCTGGCTGGACGCATGACAACTGTAGCGTAG CATGCAACCCTAGCACCTTTGGTTCTAACTGCTccaatatttgtatttgtcacAACAATGCAACATGTTACCATGTTGACGGTAGCTGTACCAATAACCAATGCGCAGCTGGCTGGACGCATGACAACTGTAGCGTAG CATGCAACCCTAGCACCTTTGGTTCTAACTGCTccaatatttgtatttgtcacAACAATGCAACATGTTACCATGTTGACGGTAGCTGTACCAATAACCAATGCGCAGCTGGCTGGACGCATGACAACTGTAGCGTAG CATGCAACCCTAGCACCTTTGGTTCTAACTGCTccaatatttgtatttgtcacAACAATGCAACATGTTACCATGTTGACGGTAGCTGTACCAATAACCAATGCGCAGCTGGCTGGACGCATGACAACTGTAGCGTAG CCTGCAAAGCTGGCTTCTACGGACAAGGCTGCTCTATGGACTGTCACTGTGACACGTGCCATCACGTCAATGGATCGTGCTTTGGGTCAATTCAATGTCACGATGGGTTCAGGATGGAAAATGGTTTTTGTACAA CTGAGGTGTCCTTTTTTTCAAAAGAGTGCCCAGTGTGCCATACTGACAGGTATTATAACGCCTTATTATCTGTGTCTTCGTTCCTCGGAGTTGTTGTGGCGGCTGTAATAGTTGTTATTGTGGTGTACGTCAGACAAATACACAAGCA ACATGCTGGAGGAACTCGTTCTAACAGAGAATCGTCTTCTCACACGTACGACGACTTGGCCCGAAAGTCAACGAATCCTGATCACTATGACTGCCTTCAAATGTCAAACA AGAAGAACAACACTATTATAGAAATGTAA